The following coding sequences lie in one Changpingibacter yushuensis genomic window:
- the xerD gene encoding site-specific tyrosine recombinase XerD, with amino-acid sequence MNAESGGTNTERLARSVGQYLEHLSVERSLSENTVAAYARDLAKYQAHLAARGVSDVDVVVEEDVASFAETLQGLATTSVARALTSVRSFHKFLFEEGSTASDPAAFVRPPKIPQRLPHALTVEEVATLIDSTGSGDDPVALRDRALLEVLYGTGARISEAVNLSPDDIDIEERSIRLFGKGRKERILPLGSYAINAVNAYLVRARPELAKRGTGSPFLFLNLRGRQLSRQTAWGIIQAAAARAHLTDHVSPHTLRHSFATHLLQGGADVRVVQELLGHSSVTTTQIYTQVTRDTVREVYVGAHPRALT; translated from the coding sequence ATGAACGCTGAATCTGGTGGCACAAACACAGAGAGACTGGCACGTTCAGTGGGCCAATACCTCGAGCATCTGAGCGTTGAGCGTTCACTTTCAGAAAACACAGTGGCCGCATACGCGCGTGACCTCGCAAAGTACCAGGCTCATCTGGCGGCGCGGGGCGTATCAGACGTCGACGTCGTCGTCGAGGAAGACGTTGCTTCTTTTGCCGAGACGTTGCAAGGTTTAGCAACTACATCGGTGGCTAGGGCCCTCACGAGCGTGCGTTCATTTCACAAGTTTCTATTCGAAGAAGGCTCAACCGCCTCCGATCCGGCCGCTTTTGTCCGACCGCCCAAGATTCCGCAGCGGCTTCCTCACGCTCTAACAGTTGAGGAAGTGGCCACCTTGATAGATTCGACCGGCTCTGGTGACGATCCGGTGGCGCTACGCGACCGGGCACTATTGGAGGTTCTGTATGGGACGGGCGCGCGGATTTCTGAGGCAGTTAACTTGAGCCCGGACGACATCGATATTGAGGAACGCTCTATTCGATTGTTCGGAAAGGGCCGGAAGGAGCGAATTCTTCCGTTGGGGAGTTACGCCATTAATGCGGTTAACGCGTATCTGGTGCGTGCCCGCCCGGAACTGGCCAAGCGCGGCACAGGTAGCCCGTTCCTCTTTCTCAACCTTCGTGGCAGGCAGCTTTCTAGGCAGACCGCGTGGGGAATCATTCAGGCAGCGGCTGCACGTGCCCATCTGACAGACCATGTCTCGCCGCACACGCTGCGCCATTCGTTTGCCACACATCTCCTTCAAGGCGGGGCAGACGTTCGCGTAGTTCAGGAACTGCTGGGTCATTCTTCGGTGACCACCACGCAGATTTACACACAAGTTACACGCGACACGGTCCGCGAGGTGTATGTGGGCGCACACCCGAGGGCATTGACTTAG
- a CDS encoding ParA family protein translates to MTAQDSLLPDSSDNSFPVPEELSSHGPARIIAMSNQKGGVGKTTTTINLAAALAEYGRKVLVVDFDPQGAASAGLGVNARALDRTIYNELIASKPDIKSVIVPTSVPNLDIVPANIDLSAAEIILINEVAREQSLARVLRPVLDDYDLIIIDCQPSLGLLTINALTAAHGVIIPLEAEYFAMRGVALLTEQIERIQDRLNPRLQLDGVLLTMIDMRTLHSREVMASVREGFGDKVYQTYIARTIKFPDATIAALPITEYAPNHSGAQAYRQLAREVVSRGQCA, encoded by the coding sequence GTGACCGCACAAGACTCTCTGCTCCCAGACTCCTCCGACAATTCCTTCCCTGTCCCAGAGGAGCTTTCGTCGCATGGACCGGCTCGCATCATCGCTATGTCGAATCAGAAGGGCGGAGTGGGCAAGACCACCACGACCATCAACTTGGCGGCGGCGCTCGCTGAGTACGGCCGCAAGGTTCTGGTAGTTGACTTCGATCCCCAAGGGGCCGCTAGCGCTGGCCTAGGGGTTAATGCCCGCGCACTGGACCGCACTATCTACAACGAACTCATCGCTTCGAAGCCCGATATCAAGTCAGTTATTGTGCCCACATCAGTTCCAAACCTAGATATTGTGCCTGCGAATATTGATCTTTCTGCGGCGGAGATCATCCTCATAAATGAGGTCGCGCGGGAGCAATCGCTCGCGCGCGTGTTGCGCCCAGTGCTCGATGATTACGATCTGATCATCATTGACTGCCAGCCTTCGCTCGGGCTCCTCACAATCAATGCATTGACCGCGGCACACGGGGTCATCATTCCACTCGAGGCGGAGTACTTTGCTATGCGAGGCGTGGCGCTGCTCACGGAACAGATCGAACGCATCCAAGATCGCCTCAACCCGCGCCTGCAGCTAGATGGTGTTCTCCTGACGATGATTGACATGCGTACTCTCCACTCGCGCGAAGTCATGGCGTCTGTGCGTGAGGGCTTTGGGGACAAGGTGTACCAGACCTACATTGCGCGCACGATCAAGTTCCCAGATGCCACGATCGCAGCACTGCCGATTACGGAGTATGCCCCCAACCATTCGGGTGCTCAGGCTTACCGCCAACTTGCTCGCGAAGTCGTTTCGCGCGGTCAGTGCGCGTAA
- a CDS encoding segregation and condensation protein A → MPPTIRVLRLTANLLAKSFRAVSARKPMDEALFPVDENGAQTFAVELDVFSGPFSVLLSLIAKRRLDVTTVSLSEVTDEFIAYVRSQDSLDLSQVSEFLVVAATLLDLKLARLLPHDEETSEDFELLEQRDVLFAKLLQYRAYKEVAADFREVLNQQSMAIARKVPLEPMYLSLLPDVELHLAPEELAMLAVQAMTRDVDSPEVTLTHMHNPVVSVASQVEYILDRLVRGDRVSFASLCADAANYATVVSRFMAILDLIRNGRISIQQDEPLGVILITLSPDTPQSEEAHASMD, encoded by the coding sequence ATGCCCCCAACCATTCGGGTGCTCAGGCTTACCGCCAACTTGCTCGCGAAGTCGTTTCGCGCGGTCAGTGCGCGTAAGCCCATGGATGAGGCACTTTTTCCGGTAGACGAAAACGGTGCTCAGACCTTTGCCGTGGAACTCGATGTGTTCTCCGGTCCCTTTTCTGTTCTCCTGTCTCTTATCGCCAAGCGCAGGCTGGATGTCACAACGGTTTCCTTGTCAGAGGTGACAGACGAATTCATCGCATATGTCCGTTCACAAGATTCGCTAGATCTATCCCAGGTCAGCGAGTTCCTAGTAGTTGCAGCCACGCTCCTTGATCTCAAACTCGCGCGACTTCTGCCTCATGATGAGGAGACATCTGAGGATTTTGAGTTGCTGGAACAGCGCGATGTACTCTTCGCAAAGCTTCTGCAATACCGGGCGTACAAGGAAGTTGCAGCGGACTTTCGCGAGGTCCTGAACCAACAGTCCATGGCTATAGCGCGCAAAGTGCCTTTGGAACCGATGTACCTATCTCTTCTCCCAGATGTGGAGCTCCACCTCGCACCCGAAGAACTCGCCATGTTGGCCGTCCAGGCGATGACTCGTGACGTTGATTCACCTGAGGTCACCCTCACCCATATGCATAACCCAGTGGTCTCGGTGGCAAGTCAGGTGGAGTACATCCTCGATCGCCTTGTTCGTGGCGACCGTGTATCTTTCGCATCACTATGCGCCGATGCGGCAAACTATGCCACAGTGGTCTCACGTTTCATGGCAATACTTGATCTCATCCGAAACGGCCGAATATCCATCCAACAGGATGAACCATTGGGCGTTATCCTCATCACCCTTTCGCCAGACACACCACAGAGTGAGGAAGCACATGCCTCAATGGACTGA
- the scpB gene encoding SMC-Scp complex subunit ScpB, with amino-acid sequence MPQWTDVDLNASNANSSKSLGDAHHTAPPIQPGESGDAGTRERALGALEALLLIAEDPVPVRVLARAIGMSEAETDHLVRKLSAEYRGEGGGRTHGFELREVAGGWRFYTNPLYADVVAAHVVAEQSGKLSMAALETLAVIAYRQPVSRGQIAAIRGVSVDSVVRTLQTRGLIDEVGLTPGTGAILYGTTSFFLESMGLNSLDELAPLAPYLPDASELDDVAKELE; translated from the coding sequence ATGCCTCAATGGACTGACGTTGATCTGAATGCGTCAAACGCGAATTCGTCGAAGTCACTTGGCGATGCGCACCACACGGCGCCGCCGATCCAGCCCGGCGAAAGCGGCGATGCTGGCACTCGTGAACGCGCGCTTGGCGCGCTGGAGGCCCTCTTGCTCATAGCCGAGGATCCCGTGCCCGTGCGAGTTCTGGCACGCGCAATCGGCATGTCGGAGGCGGAAACGGATCATCTGGTGCGCAAGCTCTCGGCCGAATACCGCGGGGAAGGCGGTGGACGCACGCACGGCTTTGAGCTCCGCGAGGTCGCTGGTGGCTGGAGGTTCTATACGAACCCGTTGTACGCCGACGTCGTCGCCGCTCACGTGGTTGCGGAGCAATCCGGGAAGCTATCGATGGCGGCTTTGGAGACGCTCGCAGTGATCGCATACCGTCAGCCGGTCTCGCGGGGCCAGATAGCGGCGATACGTGGTGTTAGTGTAGATTCGGTTGTTCGCACGCTGCAGACCCGCGGGTTGATTGACGAAGTAGGTCTGACGCCGGGAACCGGTGCAATTCTGTACGGCACCACATCCTTCTTCTTGGAATCGATGGGGCTGAATTCGCTCGATGAGCTTGCCCCGCTGGCTCCTTACTTACCGGACGCGTCCGAACTTGACGATGTAGCAAAGGAACTGGAATGA
- a CDS encoding pseudouridine synthase — protein MSNPYDAQGERLQKLMAHAGVGSRRLCENLIEQGRVTVNGEVIRQLGMRVDPTRVSIHVDGMPIQIDQSLVTIALYKPPGVVSTMEDEMGRPCLAQYVEGRTERLYHVGRLDEDTEGIILLSNDGELTHRLTHPSYEVPKTYIARVEGAVTRGLGRVLEKGITLEDGPISVDKFVLRESAARNSIIEVTLHSGRNRIVRRMMEEVGHPVMELVRTKFATIEVGHLKPGRTRVIAGNELSALMHSVGM, from the coding sequence ATGAGTAACCCCTACGATGCACAGGGTGAGCGGCTTCAGAAGCTGATGGCCCATGCTGGAGTCGGTTCACGGCGCCTGTGCGAAAACCTGATTGAACAAGGCCGCGTTACCGTGAACGGCGAAGTGATTCGTCAGCTCGGCATGCGGGTCGATCCGACACGCGTGTCAATTCACGTTGATGGTATGCCCATCCAGATTGATCAGTCGCTGGTCACGATCGCTCTGTACAAGCCGCCGGGGGTCGTTTCCACCATGGAAGATGAGATGGGGCGCCCCTGCCTCGCACAGTATGTGGAAGGGCGCACCGAACGTCTATACCACGTTGGTCGTCTTGACGAAGATACTGAGGGCATCATTTTGCTTTCGAACGACGGCGAATTGACCCACCGCCTGACCCATCCTTCGTACGAGGTGCCCAAGACCTACATCGCTCGAGTTGAGGGAGCGGTCACTCGTGGTCTCGGCCGAGTGCTGGAAAAGGGAATCACCCTAGAAGACGGCCCGATCAGCGTAGACAAGTTTGTCCTGCGCGAATCGGCAGCTCGCAACTCCATCATTGAAGTCACCTTGCATTCGGGGCGCAACCGTATTGTGCGTCGGATGATGGAGGAGGTAGGCCACCCAGTTATGGAGCTCGTCCGCACCAAGTTTGCCACTATTGAAGTGGGCCATCTTAAGCCCGGGCGCACTCGGGTTATCGCGGGCAATGAGCTTTCAGCATTGATGCATTCAGTCGGGATGTGA
- a CDS encoding prephenate dehydrogenase, translated as MALSPVRIIGTGLLGASAGLRLRQMGVEVQLEDASPAAAALARDLGAGHLPSVEDPEPALVIVATPPDVAGTVVSSALDRYPHALVTDVASVKNHVVTEVGKHTEAARYIGSHPMAGRERSGAMAADSDLFAGRPWVITPSPANDQHTVTTLQKFALDMGAFPVVMAPEEHDKSVALVSHMPQLISSLVAGALRDSAPETLELAGQGLRDVTRIAHSDSGLWATIIAGNATAISDVLRPVRDELNRLIHALEPGGTDPFARGVLAGVSRVITRGNEGVSRIPGKHGGAPRRYSELFVLVPDQAGELGRLFTEIGEIGVNIEDLALEHSVGQRVGRATLSVLPGQARRLAAALEMRGWQVIIEGREKQMGLVIALDGPSGSGKSTVSRHVADRLGLGYLDTGAMYRAAAWWCDHTKVDLDDHDAVAAATVAMPLEMPLDPHSQQIVCDGVDITEAIRTSELSKVVSKVATNLDVRAELARRQRQIISEAATGIIAEGRDITTVVAPDADVRVLLTASEEARLSRRALEVRGSTDPYALAATRDEVVRRDRDDSTVSEFMTADDGVTTIDSSAMGISEVVDAVISLVPKELR; from the coding sequence ATGGCGCTTTCGCCTGTTCGGATAATTGGTACTGGATTGCTTGGGGCATCTGCTGGCCTGAGGTTGCGCCAGATGGGCGTGGAGGTTCAGCTGGAGGATGCTTCTCCTGCCGCAGCTGCGCTGGCGCGTGACCTTGGTGCAGGGCATTTGCCTAGCGTCGAGGACCCCGAACCGGCACTGGTGATCGTCGCAACTCCGCCCGATGTGGCCGGGACTGTTGTATCGAGTGCACTGGATCGCTACCCTCATGCCTTGGTCACGGACGTCGCTTCTGTCAAGAACCACGTTGTGACTGAGGTTGGTAAGCATACTGAGGCAGCCCGCTACATCGGATCTCATCCGATGGCAGGGCGGGAACGCTCCGGCGCGATGGCTGCGGATTCTGACCTGTTCGCAGGGCGTCCGTGGGTCATTACCCCAAGTCCGGCGAATGATCAGCATACTGTCACAACACTGCAGAAGTTTGCCCTGGATATGGGCGCCTTTCCGGTGGTTATGGCTCCAGAGGAACACGACAAATCGGTGGCACTTGTTTCACACATGCCGCAGCTGATCTCGTCTCTGGTGGCTGGAGCCTTACGCGATTCCGCTCCGGAGACCCTAGAGCTCGCGGGTCAAGGTCTGCGCGATGTCACTCGTATTGCTCATTCGGATTCCGGATTGTGGGCCACGATTATCGCCGGGAATGCCACCGCCATTTCTGACGTTCTACGGCCTGTGCGCGATGAACTCAACCGCCTCATCCACGCGCTCGAACCTGGCGGGACGGACCCGTTTGCTAGGGGAGTGCTGGCAGGTGTTTCGCGGGTTATCACCCGAGGGAACGAAGGAGTGTCAAGGATTCCAGGTAAGCACGGTGGTGCTCCGAGGCGCTATTCAGAGCTCTTCGTTCTGGTTCCGGATCAGGCTGGTGAGCTCGGGCGCTTGTTTACCGAGATCGGCGAGATCGGCGTCAACATTGAGGATTTGGCGCTTGAGCATTCGGTGGGTCAGCGCGTGGGACGCGCCACGCTCTCCGTGTTGCCTGGCCAGGCGCGGCGGTTGGCCGCTGCGTTGGAAATGCGCGGCTGGCAAGTGATTATTGAAGGAAGAGAAAAGCAGATGGGTTTGGTCATTGCCCTCGATGGTCCCTCCGGATCGGGCAAGTCCACGGTTTCACGCCACGTCGCGGATCGGTTGGGTCTGGGATACCTGGATACCGGAGCAATGTATAGGGCTGCCGCGTGGTGGTGTGACCACACAAAGGTAGATCTGGATGATCACGATGCCGTTGCTGCGGCCACCGTGGCCATGCCGCTCGAGATGCCGTTGGATCCACACAGCCAACAGATCGTGTGCGATGGCGTTGATATTACGGAGGCAATCCGCACATCCGAGCTTTCCAAAGTGGTTTCCAAAGTCGCGACCAACCTTGATGTACGCGCCGAACTGGCGCGCCGTCAGCGCCAGATAATCAGTGAGGCAGCCACGGGCATCATCGCCGAAGGGCGCGACATCACAACCGTGGTAGCTCCCGATGCTGACGTCCGAGTGTTGCTCACTGCCTCCGAAGAAGCTCGCCTGTCACGGCGTGCATTAGAAGTGCGTGGTTCTACTGATCCTTACGCACTTGCTGCGACACGCGATGAGGTTGTGCGCCGCGATCGCGATGATTCCACTGTTTCCGAGTTTATGACTGCCGACGACGGCGTGACGACCATTGATTCGTCCGCCATGGGTATTTCCGAAGTCGTCGATGCCGTGATCTCTCTTGTACCCAAGGAACTGCGATGA
- the der gene encoding ribosome biogenesis GTPase Der, whose amino-acid sequence MSELNEEEVQRLELLRDNLENYDLTEEDLAVLESEELEEDFEARPGQPVLAIVGRPNVGKSSLVNRIVGKRVAVVQDTPGVTRDRVAYEASWNGRDFTLLDTGGWEVDVAGIDASVARQAETAIEYSDAVLLVVDATVGITHTDEQIVRLLRGADKPIILAANKVDSAMQESDATELWALGLGEPHVVSALHGRGTGDLLDEVMKVLPLESAVAEAAPQGGPRRIALVGRPNVGKSSLLNQLAGMERVVVDPLAGTTRDPVDETIWLDGEPWTFVDTAGIRRRVHQTSGADYYASLRTQAALEKAELGLVLLDASEPLSEQDIRVIQQVVDAGRALVIVCNKWDMVDEERQAELNKELDRELVQLQWVERVNLSAKTGWHTNRLTRAMNEALDSWGTRISTGKLNSFLGELSAAHPHPVRSGKQPRVLFATQPRSNPPRFVLFASGFIEAGYRRFIENQLREKFGFKGSPIEISVRVREKRTRKR is encoded by the coding sequence ATGAGTGAACTTAACGAAGAAGAGGTCCAGCGGCTAGAACTGCTGCGCGATAACCTCGAAAACTATGACTTGACTGAAGAGGACCTTGCCGTCCTTGAAAGTGAGGAACTCGAGGAGGATTTCGAAGCTCGGCCGGGCCAACCTGTTTTGGCCATCGTCGGACGCCCGAATGTTGGTAAGTCCTCTCTAGTCAACCGAATTGTTGGCAAGCGAGTTGCGGTAGTGCAAGATACGCCTGGAGTCACTCGTGACCGTGTGGCCTACGAAGCCAGTTGGAATGGTCGTGACTTCACGCTTCTTGATACCGGTGGTTGGGAAGTGGATGTGGCCGGCATCGATGCGTCCGTAGCACGGCAAGCCGAAACCGCGATCGAATACTCCGACGCCGTCTTGTTGGTGGTTGATGCCACAGTTGGCATTACACATACTGACGAACAGATTGTCCGACTACTGCGCGGCGCTGACAAGCCGATCATCCTTGCTGCTAACAAGGTGGATTCGGCGATGCAAGAATCCGATGCCACCGAACTGTGGGCTCTTGGCCTTGGCGAACCTCATGTTGTCTCCGCCCTTCATGGACGCGGAACAGGCGACCTTCTCGATGAGGTTATGAAGGTTCTGCCACTCGAATCGGCGGTTGCGGAGGCGGCTCCACAGGGCGGACCTCGCCGCATCGCATTGGTGGGGCGGCCAAACGTAGGCAAATCCTCGCTGCTCAACCAACTCGCTGGAATGGAGCGAGTGGTGGTGGACCCCTTGGCAGGCACAACCCGCGATCCGGTGGACGAAACCATCTGGCTTGATGGCGAACCGTGGACGTTTGTGGATACCGCGGGTATTCGCCGCCGGGTCCATCAGACAAGTGGCGCCGATTATTACGCATCATTGCGCACACAAGCGGCGCTCGAGAAAGCGGAACTAGGTTTGGTGCTGTTGGATGCATCGGAGCCGCTGAGCGAGCAAGATATCCGAGTGATCCAACAGGTTGTGGATGCGGGCCGCGCGCTGGTCATCGTGTGCAACAAGTGGGACATGGTGGATGAAGAACGTCAAGCCGAACTGAACAAAGAACTAGACCGCGAGCTTGTTCAGCTCCAATGGGTTGAACGCGTCAATCTTTCGGCGAAGACGGGATGGCATACAAACCGCCTAACTCGAGCTATGAACGAAGCGCTGGATTCCTGGGGGACTCGTATCTCCACCGGCAAGCTCAACTCGTTCCTTGGCGAGCTTTCTGCGGCACATCCGCATCCAGTGCGAAGCGGAAAGCAGCCACGAGTCTTGTTCGCAACTCAACCGCGCTCAAACCCACCGCGATTCGTTCTATTTGCTTCCGGCTTCATCGAAGCTGGTTACCGCCGGTTTATCGAGAATCAACTCCGTGAAAAATTCGGATTCAAGGGCAGCCCGATCGAGATCTCGGTGCGCGTGCGTGAGAAGCGTACACGCAAGCGTTAG